The window CAATTAGGAGCAGACTAATGGGTGGAGGTTATGTCAGTAACGCAGGAACCTTTCTGATCCAGACCATTTTTGGTTTGATCATGCTGGTGTTTATGCTGCGGTTTTTGATGCAGCTGGTGCGGGCGGATTTTTACAACCCGGTGTCGCAGTTTATTGTCAAAGTGACCAATCCGGTTCTGGTGCCGATGCGCCGATTCATTCCCGGCCTGTTTGGCATCGACATGGCCAGCGTGGTGACGCTGATTTTGCTGCAAATGGCGGAACTGTTTCTGGTGGCGCTGGTACTGGGACACATGCCGCAGCCCATGGGGCTGGTGGTGTTGTCGATGG of the Gammaproteobacteria bacterium genome contains:
- a CDS encoding YggT family protein, with product MGGGYVSNAGTFLIQTIFGLIMLVFMLRFLMQLVRADFYNPVSQFIVKVTNPVLVPMRRFIPGLFGIDMASVVTLILLQMAELFLVALVLGHMPQPMGLVVLSMAELLDLLINIYIFGILIQVILSWVNPGAYNPAVSILYSINNPLLYRARNLLPPVSGFDLSPILVMIGLQLISMLVVAPITDFGRSMF